A window from Flavobacterium gyeonganense encodes these proteins:
- the serC gene encoding 3-phosphoserine/phosphohydroxythreonine transaminase: MKKHNYSAGPSILPQEVFEKASKAVLDFNNSGLSILEISHRSKDFVAVMDEARALALDLLGLTGKGYQALFLQGGASTAFIMAPYNLMKENGKAAYLDSGTWATAAIKEAKLFGDTVIVGSSKDDNYTYVPKGYEIPADADYFHCTSNNTIFGTQMKEFPSTNIPVVCDMSSDIFSRELDFSKFDLIYAGAQKNMGPAGTTLVVVKEEILGKNGRTIPSMLDFSKHIKAESMYNTPSVFAVYVSLLTLQWIKEKGGIAAVEKLNNAKAELLYNEIDRNPLFKGAAAVEDRSNMNVTFLLTNADHTETFDKLWKEAGISGLPGHRSVGGYRASIYNAMPIESVQVLVDVMKALETKV; this comes from the coding sequence ATGAAAAAACACAACTACAGCGCAGGACCAAGTATTTTACCTCAGGAAGTTTTTGAAAAAGCATCAAAAGCAGTTTTAGATTTTAATAATTCAGGATTATCAATTCTTGAAATTTCACACCGAAGCAAAGATTTCGTTGCAGTTATGGACGAAGCCCGTGCATTGGCTTTAGACCTATTAGGACTTACAGGCAAAGGATACCAGGCTTTATTTTTACAGGGCGGGGCAAGTACAGCATTTATAATGGCTCCTTACAACCTGATGAAGGAAAATGGAAAAGCAGCTTATTTAGATTCTGGAACATGGGCCACAGCAGCCATCAAAGAAGCTAAACTTTTTGGAGATACTGTTATCGTAGGCTCTTCAAAAGATGATAATTATACTTATGTTCCAAAAGGTTATGAAATCCCTGCCGATGCAGATTATTTTCACTGTACAAGCAACAACACCATTTTTGGAACCCAGATGAAAGAATTCCCGTCAACCAACATCCCGGTTGTATGCGACATGAGTTCTGATATTTTTTCACGCGAATTAGATTTCTCTAAATTTGACTTAATCTATGCCGGAGCTCAAAAAAACATGGGGCCTGCAGGAACTACTTTAGTGGTAGTTAAGGAAGAAATCTTAGGAAAAAACGGAAGAACAATTCCGAGTATGCTCGATTTCAGCAAACATATCAAAGCAGAAAGTATGTACAATACACCTTCTGTATTTGCTGTATATGTTTCATTATTAACATTACAATGGATTAAAGAAAAAGGCGGTATCGCTGCTGTTGAAAAATTAAACAACGCTAAAGCAGAATTACTTTATAACGAAATCGACAGAAATCCATTATTCAAAGGTGCTGCAGCTGTTGAGGATCGTTCTAACATGAACGTTACTTTCCTTCTTACAAATGCTGATCACACAGAAACGTTTGATAAATTATGGAAAGAAGCCGGAATCTCAGGATTGCCAGGACACCGTTCTGTTGGTGGTTACAGAGCCTCTATTTACAACGCAATGCCTATCGAAAGTGTACAGGTTTTAGTGGATGTAATGAAAGCTTTGGAAACTAAAGTTTAG
- a CDS encoding 4Fe-4S dicluster domain-containing protein, with protein MAIIITDECINCGACEPECPNTAIYEGADDWRYKDGTSLSGKVILPDGTEVDADDAQTPISDEVYYIVPGKCTECKGFHDEPQCAAVCPVDCCVPDENHVEDEETLLNRQAFLHAE; from the coding sequence ATGGCAATAATTATAACCGACGAATGCATCAATTGTGGGGCTTGTGAACCAGAATGCCCTAATACAGCAATTTATGAAGGAGCTGATGACTGGAGATATAAAGACGGAACAAGTCTTTCCGGAAAAGTAATTTTACCTGACGGAACAGAAGTTGACGCAGATGATGCTCAAACACCAATTTCTGATGAAGTGTATTATATTGTACCCGGAAAATGTACAGAATGTAAAGGTTTCCATGATGAGCCTCAATGTGCAGCTGTATGTCCTGTTGATTGTTGCGTGCCAGACGAAAACCACGTTGAAGACGAGGAGACACTATTAAACAGACAAGCGTTTCTACACGCAGAATAA
- a CDS encoding DUF6146 family protein codes for MKNFVYIIGILFTIIACSTSSKNKIATTNTPIKAAVNDTVRIANDSLEYEVIIIDNGFSFWLASMALPRNYYSLSYLENKNQVYVTEWNNRVLQPQRYNPNLYEMTIDYQPHIRYGYEVNYLIYNYMIYFQNTYKQKLAGHVPSR; via the coding sequence ATGAAGAATTTCGTTTACATAATAGGGATTTTATTTACAATCATTGCATGTTCAACATCTTCTAAGAACAAAATTGCGACAACTAATACTCCAATAAAAGCAGCTGTAAATGATACAGTACGAATCGCAAATGATTCCTTAGAATATGAAGTTATAATTATAGATAATGGATTTAGTTTTTGGCTCGCCTCAATGGCATTACCAAGAAATTATTATTCACTCAGCTATCTGGAAAATAAAAATCAGGTTTATGTAACAGAATGGAACAATCGTGTGTTACAGCCTCAGCGCTATAATCCAAATTTATATGAGATGACCATTGATTATCAGCCACATATCCGATACGGATACGAAGTTAACTACCTGATATACAATTACATGATTTACTTCCAAAATACTTACAAACAAAAACTGGCAGGACATGTCCCTTCCAGATAA
- a CDS encoding LIC_10190 family membrane protein has protein sequence MLLIFLSWIYILFSTINFGFIFDKIIGTKNNNFVVTSVLGLFFTTILASIWAIFGRINIEFHLVLLFFNMLLVLKYKFSILNIYKQFLLDFKKLEKVLKLILILITLLIIAQCSTAPFVIDNESYYIQTIKWLNEYGFVKGIANLHIYLGQTSGWHITQSIFNFSFLYKNFNDLSGFCLFLGSIFSVQKLNEFYQNKKTNYLIIGLLPLFNVFLFQFISAPSPDIPVYVFSFVLFFYFLDNFKKTTTESFYLIVILVLFLIYIKNTTIAFAIIPIILFLLHFKLLSKKLIKPVLLSVILLSLYIIKNMIICGGPVFPSKLFSSLETSYAIPNAIGSAYYDSIKHYGYFVNEFQYNTMSVKDLFLKWLFLPKLNGLFDKTIVTIMLITPFLIYKFQNKKSLWILYFVMLFQMFLLFVTSPQYRFFMNFVMFFLFFC, from the coding sequence ATGCTTTTAATTTTTTTAAGTTGGATTTACATTCTTTTCTCCACTATAAATTTTGGGTTTATATTTGATAAAATCATCGGTACAAAAAACAATAATTTTGTAGTAACTTCAGTATTAGGTCTTTTTTTTACCACAATCTTAGCCAGTATTTGGGCGATTTTCGGAAGAATAAACATTGAATTTCACCTTGTTTTATTGTTCTTCAACATGCTGTTGGTACTTAAATACAAGTTCTCAATTTTAAATATTTACAAACAATTTTTACTTGATTTTAAAAAACTAGAAAAAGTTTTAAAATTAATTCTGATCTTAATTACTCTTTTAATTATAGCACAATGTAGTACTGCTCCTTTTGTAATTGACAACGAATCTTATTACATTCAAACCATAAAATGGCTTAACGAATATGGTTTTGTAAAAGGAATTGCAAATTTGCATATTTACCTGGGCCAAACAAGTGGCTGGCATATTACACAGAGTATTTTTAATTTTTCGTTTTTATATAAAAACTTCAATGATTTAAGCGGTTTTTGTTTGTTTTTAGGCAGCATTTTTTCTGTTCAAAAACTAAACGAATTTTATCAAAATAAAAAAACCAACTACCTTATTATTGGATTACTTCCTTTATTTAATGTTTTTCTTTTTCAGTTTATCAGTGCTCCTTCACCGGATATTCCTGTTTACGTATTTTCGTTTGTGCTTTTCTTTTATTTTTTAGATAATTTCAAAAAAACCACTACGGAATCTTTTTATCTTATTGTCATTTTAGTTCTTTTTTTAATTTACATTAAGAACACAACCATTGCTTTTGCAATAATTCCGATTATCTTATTTCTGCTGCACTTTAAGTTATTATCAAAAAAACTTATAAAGCCTGTTTTATTGTCGGTGATACTATTGTCGCTGTATATTATAAAGAACATGATTATTTGTGGAGGCCCGGTTTTCCCATCAAAACTATTTAGTAGTTTAGAAACCAGCTATGCGATTCCTAATGCGATTGGAAGTGCTTACTATGATAGTATCAAACATTATGGATATTTTGTAAACGAATTCCAATACAATACTATGTCTGTTAAGGATTTGTTTTTAAAGTGGCTTTTTCTTCCAAAACTTAATGGTTTATTTGATAAAACTATTGTTACTATCATGTTAATTACACCTTTTTTAATTTATAAATTTCAGAATAAAAAAAGCCTTTGGATTCTTTATTTCGTAATGCTTTTTCAAATGTTTTTGCTTTTCGTTACTTCTCCTCAGTATCGTTTTTTCATGAACTTTGTCATGTTTTTTCTCTTTTTTTGCTGA
- a CDS encoding TIGR02757 family protein, with translation MNKTELKEFLDEKVNQYNNFDFIESDPVQIPHLFSQKEDIEIAGFLSASIAWGNRKMIIKNSHKMMELMGNTPYDFVMSHSDSDLQRLENFVHRTFNGKDFAGFIKGLQHIYKNHNGLETVFAKHQEKDSLQKSIHEFKKTFFETDHLPRTQKHISDPLNNSAAKRINMYLRWMVRQDTKGVDLGIWKTITPSALSCPLDVHSGNVARKLGLLLRKQNDGKALAELDKRLRELDPTDPVKYDFALFGLGVFEGF, from the coding sequence ATGAATAAGACTGAACTAAAGGAATTTCTTGACGAAAAAGTCAATCAATACAACAACTTCGATTTTATTGAAAGCGACCCAGTACAAATTCCGCATTTATTTTCGCAGAAAGAAGATATTGAAATTGCTGGCTTTTTAAGTGCCAGCATCGCATGGGGGAACCGTAAAATGATTATTAAAAATTCACATAAAATGATGGAATTGATGGGCAATACACCATATGATTTTGTCATGTCACATTCTGATTCAGATTTGCAACGATTAGAAAATTTTGTCCACCGTACTTTTAACGGGAAAGATTTTGCAGGTTTTATTAAAGGATTACAGCATATTTATAAAAATCATAATGGCTTAGAAACTGTTTTTGCTAAACATCAGGAAAAGGACAGCTTGCAGAAGAGTATTCATGAATTCAAAAAAACATTCTTTGAAACCGATCATTTGCCCCGTACCCAGAAACATATTTCGGATCCGCTAAATAATTCTGCTGCAAAACGCATCAACATGTACCTGAGATGGATGGTACGCCAGGACACAAAAGGAGTTGATTTAGGTATCTGGAAAACTATTACCCCATCGGCCCTCTCCTGTCCTCTTGACGTTCATTCCGGAAATGTGGCGCGTAAGTTAGGACTTCTTTTGCGCAAGCAGAATGATGGAAAAGCACTAGCTGAATTAGATAAGAGATTACGTGAATTAGACCCAACTGATCCGGTAAAATATGATTTTGCATTATTCGGCTTAGGAGTTTTTGAAGGGTTTTAA
- a CDS encoding D-2-hydroxyacid dehydrogenase: MKVLANDGISKSGILALEKGGFEVITTKVAQEQVANFINENNVDVILVRSATKVRKDIIDACPGIKIIGRGGVGMDNIDVDYAKSKGIHVINTPASSSESVAELVFGHLLSGVRFLHDSNRNMPLEGDSNFDGLKKAYANGTELRGKTLGIVGIGRIGQATAKMALGLGMKVIAADGFIPSVDVKVEFFDGQSITTTIVPQSLESLLKESDFITLHVPAQDGYIIGEKEFEIMKDGVGIVNCARGGVIDEVALVKALDSGKVAFAGLDVFENEPKPEMAILMHSKISLTPHIGAATGEAQDRIGTELASQIITLLS, encoded by the coding sequence ATGAAAGTATTAGCCAATGACGGAATTTCTAAAAGCGGAATTCTAGCTTTAGAAAAAGGTGGATTTGAAGTTATCACTACAAAAGTAGCTCAGGAACAAGTTGCTAACTTTATTAATGAAAACAATGTAGACGTAATTTTAGTGCGTAGTGCAACTAAAGTTCGTAAAGATATTATCGATGCCTGTCCTGGTATCAAAATCATCGGACGTGGTGGTGTTGGTATGGACAATATCGATGTTGATTATGCTAAAAGTAAAGGAATTCATGTAATTAACACTCCTGCTTCTTCTTCTGAATCAGTTGCTGAGTTAGTGTTTGGACACTTACTTTCCGGTGTTCGCTTTTTACATGATTCAAACAGAAATATGCCTCTTGAAGGAGATTCAAACTTTGACGGTCTGAAAAAAGCTTACGCAAATGGAACTGAGTTAAGAGGAAAAACATTAGGTATCGTAGGCATTGGCCGTATTGGTCAGGCAACTGCTAAAATGGCTCTTGGTTTAGGTATGAAAGTTATTGCTGCTGATGGATTTATTCCGTCTGTAGATGTAAAAGTTGAGTTTTTTGATGGTCAGTCTATTACAACTACTATCGTCCCTCAGTCTTTAGAGTCTTTATTAAAAGAATCTGATTTTATTACTTTACACGTTCCAGCTCAGGATGGTTATATCATTGGTGAGAAAGAATTTGAAATCATGAAAGATGGTGTTGGAATCGTAAACTGTGCACGTGGAGGTGTTATTGATGAAGTTGCGCTTGTAAAAGCGTTAGATTCAGGAAAAGTAGCATTTGCAGGACTAGACGTTTTTGAAAACGAACCAAAACCTGAAATGGCAATTTTAATGCACTCTAAAATTTCATTGACTCCGCATATTGGTGCAGCTACAGGAGAAGCTCAGGACAGAATTGGTACTGAATTAGCTTCACAAATCATTACTTTATTAAGTTAA
- a CDS encoding T9SS type A sorting domain-containing protein, with translation MLTTKIFAQSPVVKIDFDIINQPTAQVSEPGYIPWVVGSFNTSTFTTNGITFTVTRMGDNGTELGTNWYKAGIQSPNFAKLTGDGLTVKGTNANLGAKIELKIKGLATGEHTLMAFLNAVDSPNGNNFSPIDISVDGNKVVDNLIPSVRALTPASAKSAYLKFQATENTDVVILFEAETSGTENIKNIMFNGFELNTPNIFNQSTNPVPKNNNEHVELNSGNTTLSWTSAINAVSHNVYFGTELAALEAAGTSSSEYKGNQVKTNTSYELSGLYTGATYYWRVDEVLANNEIVKGNIWRFRPAQLAFPGAEGYGRFARGGRGGKVIAVTNLNDNGPGSLREAVTNDIGPRTIVFNTSGIIQLNSRLVLSQPYVTVAGQTAPGKGICIRTAPFGITGNDAVVQNIRVRLGGGTTFDGMGLTGADNSIIDHCSISWTIDESFSSRSGKNITLQRTLISEALNAAGHANYPAGTQHGYAATIGGDVGSFHHNLLAHNYGRNWSLGGGLDANNVFSGKLDITNNVVYNWGSRTTDGGASEVNFVNNYYKPGAGTELKQYALTMDHENNFAGMQRAYFSGNVMPGYFNETNQSIGRRSRLSNGVTINYETFVDSPFFPSFVTTQSAANAYKIVLSDVGCVQPELDTHDQRMITETLNGTYTYRGSVTNKAGFPDNESDVGGYEIYPEIVRNASWDTDQDGLPNWWETIIGTNPDSAIGDFSDSNADNDLDGYTNLDLYLQWMSLPHYDSPTGNKIDINIQKLSRGFTSGVNYSLSNVVNGNAILNGNIAEFTPNATGLCSFDFTVTDNEGASMTRKVNIVSGYSSTLSVEKTAKENTSFSVWPVPNNGSFSILMENDSNAELKIFDILGKEVMTKNINGKNQENINLKSKGVFLLKFTDPKTKEVLHIKKIIVH, from the coding sequence ATGTTAACTACAAAGATTTTTGCCCAAAGTCCGGTAGTAAAAATTGATTTTGATATTATTAATCAACCAACAGCTCAGGTAAGTGAACCAGGTTATATTCCATGGGTTGTAGGATCATTTAACACCAGTACTTTTACAACAAATGGAATAACTTTTACTGTAACAAGAATGGGAGATAATGGCACGGAATTAGGTACTAATTGGTATAAAGCTGGAATACAATCCCCTAATTTTGCAAAATTAACTGGTGATGGCCTTACTGTAAAAGGCACAAATGCCAATCTGGGAGCAAAAATAGAACTTAAAATAAAGGGGTTAGCAACAGGAGAACATACTTTAATGGCTTTTTTAAACGCTGTGGACAGTCCTAATGGGAATAACTTTAGTCCGATTGATATTTCGGTTGACGGCAATAAAGTAGTAGACAATTTAATTCCAAGTGTCAGAGCATTAACACCAGCGTCTGCAAAATCAGCTTATTTGAAATTTCAGGCAACCGAAAATACAGATGTTGTTATTTTATTTGAAGCCGAAACCTCAGGTACAGAAAACATTAAAAACATAATGTTCAATGGATTTGAATTAAACACACCTAATATTTTTAATCAGTCAACAAATCCTGTTCCTAAAAATAATAACGAACATGTAGAATTAAACTCCGGAAATACTACATTGAGCTGGACTTCAGCTATCAATGCAGTATCCCATAATGTTTATTTTGGCACTGAATTAGCTGCTTTGGAAGCTGCGGGAACATCATCATCAGAATACAAAGGAAATCAGGTTAAAACCAATACTTCTTATGAATTAAGCGGTTTATATACAGGAGCAACTTACTATTGGAGAGTGGATGAAGTTTTAGCTAATAATGAAATAGTAAAAGGAAACATCTGGCGCTTTCGTCCAGCCCAGCTTGCTTTTCCGGGGGCTGAAGGTTATGGCCGCTTTGCCCGTGGTGGAAGGGGCGGAAAAGTAATAGCAGTTACTAATCTTAATGATAATGGGCCTGGAAGTTTACGTGAAGCTGTTACAAATGATATTGGTCCCAGAACAATTGTTTTCAATACCTCGGGAATTATACAACTTAATTCCAGACTGGTTTTGAGTCAGCCATATGTTACAGTTGCAGGCCAGACCGCTCCAGGAAAAGGCATTTGTATTCGTACTGCTCCTTTTGGAATTACAGGAAATGATGCTGTTGTTCAGAATATAAGGGTGCGATTGGGCGGAGGAACTACTTTTGACGGAATGGGATTAACAGGTGCTGATAACAGTATAATTGATCATTGTTCAATCAGCTGGACAATTGATGAATCTTTTAGTTCCCGTTCAGGAAAAAATATTACCCTACAGAGGACTTTAATATCTGAAGCCCTGAATGCCGCAGGACATGCAAATTATCCTGCAGGAACACAGCACGGTTATGCTGCAACAATTGGTGGTGATGTGGGAAGTTTTCATCATAACTTACTAGCACATAATTATGGCCGCAATTGGAGTTTAGGAGGAGGATTAGATGCAAATAATGTTTTTAGTGGAAAATTAGATATTACCAATAATGTAGTTTACAATTGGGGTTCCAGAACGACAGATGGAGGAGCGAGTGAAGTCAATTTCGTTAACAACTACTATAAACCAGGTGCAGGTACTGAATTGAAGCAATATGCATTAACTATGGATCATGAAAATAATTTTGCAGGTATGCAAAGAGCTTATTTCAGTGGAAATGTTATGCCAGGATATTTTAACGAAACAAACCAATCAATTGGCAGAAGATCAAGATTATCGAACGGCGTTACAATAAATTATGAAACATTTGTTGACTCCCCATTTTTTCCATCTTTTGTAACAACACAATCTGCAGCTAATGCTTATAAAATTGTACTTTCTGATGTAGGTTGTGTACAGCCTGAATTGGACACACACGACCAAAGAATGATTACAGAAACGTTAAACGGGACTTACACTTACAGAGGAAGCGTTACTAATAAAGCTGGTTTTCCTGACAACGAATCTGATGTTGGAGGATACGAAATATACCCTGAAATTGTCAGAAATGCTAGTTGGGACACCGATCAGGATGGTCTGCCAAATTGGTGGGAAACAATCATAGGCACAAATCCAGATTCAGCTATTGGTGATTTTTCAGATTCTAATGCAGATAACGATCTAGACGGATACACCAATTTAGACTTGTACCTACAATGGATGTCCCTGCCGCATTACGATTCTCCAACAGGAAATAAAATTGATATTAATATACAGAAACTTTCAAGAGGCTTTACAAGTGGTGTTAATTATTCGCTTTCTAATGTTGTTAACGGAAATGCCATACTTAATGGAAATATTGCAGAATTTACACCAAATGCAACAGGTTTATGCTCTTTCGATTTTACTGTTACAGACAATGAAGGAGCAAGCATGACACGTAAAGTAAATATTGTAAGCGGATACAGCTCTACCCTTTCAGTTGAAAAAACAGCCAAAGAAAATACTTCTTTTAGTGTTTGGCCTGTACCAAATAACGGTTCATTTTCTATTTTAATGGAAAATGACAGCAATGCAGAACTTAAGATCTTTGATATTTTGGGTAAAGAAGTGATGACAAAAAACATTAACGGAAAAAATCAGGAAAACATCAATTTGAAATCAAAAGGTGTTTTTCTCTTAAAGTTTACTGACCCAAAAACAAAAGAGGTATTGCATATCAAAAAGATTATTGTTCACTAA
- a CDS encoding ABC transporter ATP-binding protein: protein MIHAKNIHKFYDKLEVLKGVDLHIQKGEIVSIVGASGAGKTTLLHILGTLDKPEKSNSGTSLTINGENILGLNDKALSKFRNLNLGFIFQFHQLLPEFTALENVCIPAYIAGKKPSETEADAKKLLDYLGLSHRINHKPNELSGGEQQRIAVARALINKPDVIFADEPSGNLDTHSAENLHQLFFKLRDEFGQTFVIVTHNEELANMADRKLIMSDGQIIS from the coding sequence ATGATACACGCAAAAAATATACATAAATTCTATGATAAGCTCGAAGTTTTAAAAGGCGTTGATTTACATATTCAAAAAGGAGAAATTGTTTCAATTGTTGGGGCTTCCGGTGCCGGAAAAACCACGTTATTGCATATTTTAGGCACTTTAGACAAACCCGAAAAATCAAATTCAGGAACTTCTCTTACCATAAACGGAGAAAACATTTTAGGACTGAATGACAAAGCTTTGTCAAAATTCAGGAATCTGAATTTAGGTTTTATTTTTCAGTTTCATCAGCTTTTACCAGAATTCACTGCTCTTGAAAATGTATGTATTCCTGCCTACATTGCAGGCAAAAAGCCTTCTGAAACAGAAGCAGATGCTAAAAAACTACTGGATTACTTAGGACTATCTCACAGAATTAATCATAAACCAAACGAACTCTCTGGCGGAGAACAGCAACGCATAGCAGTAGCAAGAGCTTTGATCAATAAACCCGATGTGATTTTTGCCGATGAACCTTCAGGAAATCTTGACACCCATTCTGCTGAAAATTTACATCAGTTATTTTTTAAGCTTAGGGATGAATTTGGACAAACATTTGTAATTGTGACTCATAACGAAGAACTGGCAAACATGGCCGACAGAAAATTGATAATGTCAGACGGGCAAATTATATCTTAA
- a CDS encoding acyl-CoA reductase, giving the protein MLQNEKKQSFIALGQFLSQFSEEKNTRNESVLGNDLFFDDFIKLIELSQSHNGWYTPEQVYFAIKSWADALTEENIDKWLSGYSTEFSQDNKKGKTVALILAGNIPLVGFHDFLCVLITGNKALIKTSSNDQHLLPFLTKYLIFIDHSLKDNITFVEGKLENFDAVIATGSNNTARYFEYYFKDKPSIIRKNRNSVAVLNGQETKEDLEALGEDIFRYFGLGCRNVSKLFVPKDYKFDTFFEAIFKYQDVIHYEKYANNYDYNKAVFLMSNFKLLDNGFLTIKEDPSYASPISSIFYEFYENIEDLKSRLEAESEQIQCVVSNNLIKDSISFGKTQTPQLWDYADNVDTISFLLITSDKNL; this is encoded by the coding sequence ATGTTACAAAACGAAAAAAAACAATCTTTTATAGCACTTGGTCAGTTTTTGAGTCAGTTTTCAGAAGAAAAAAATACTCGAAATGAATCTGTTTTAGGTAATGATTTGTTTTTTGATGATTTTATAAAACTCATTGAACTTTCGCAATCACACAATGGGTGGTATACACCTGAGCAAGTATATTTCGCCATAAAATCATGGGCAGATGCTTTGACTGAAGAAAATATCGACAAATGGCTTTCGGGCTATTCTACTGAGTTCTCTCAGGATAATAAAAAAGGAAAAACAGTAGCCTTAATTTTAGCCGGTAATATTCCGTTAGTAGGGTTTCATGATTTTTTATGCGTATTAATTACCGGAAATAAAGCTTTAATAAAAACTTCTTCTAATGATCAGCACTTACTGCCATTTTTAACCAAATATTTAATTTTTATTGATCACAGTCTAAAAGACAATATTACTTTTGTGGAAGGAAAATTAGAAAATTTTGATGCCGTCATTGCAACCGGAAGTAATAATACTGCCCGTTATTTTGAATATTATTTTAAAGATAAACCTTCGATAATCCGCAAGAACAGAAATTCTGTTGCTGTTTTAAACGGTCAGGAAACAAAAGAAGATTTAGAAGCTTTGGGGGAAGATATTTTTCGTTATTTTGGTTTGGGATGCCGAAATGTATCTAAACTTTTTGTTCCGAAAGATTACAAATTCGATACTTTTTTTGAAGCTATTTTCAAATATCAGGATGTTATCCATTATGAAAAATATGCTAATAATTATGACTACAATAAAGCGGTCTTTTTAATGAGTAATTTCAAATTACTCGACAATGGATTTTTGACCATAAAAGAGGATCCTAGTTATGCTTCTCCTATTTCAAGCATTTTTTATGAGTTTTATGAAAATATAGAAGATCTTAAAAGTCGTCTCGAAGCTGAATCTGAACAAATTCAGTGTGTTGTAAGCAATAATCTGATTAAAGACAGCATTTCTTTCGGAAAAACTCAGACTCCGCAATTATGGGATTATGCAGACAATGTAGATACTATATCGTTTTTGTTAATAACATCGGATAAAAATTTGTAA
- a CDS encoding DUF6787 family protein, which produces MNRLKQRWGITSNFQLVIIFIVFAITGSASAWLSRPFCELLNITKEDFGGWFTLIRLLVIFPIYQVLLVGIGTLFGQFRFFWNFEKKMLKSMGLGFLFKD; this is translated from the coding sequence ATGAACAGATTAAAACAACGTTGGGGTATCACCTCAAATTTTCAGCTTGTCATTATATTTATCGTATTTGCCATCACTGGATCGGCATCTGCGTGGCTGTCCAGACCCTTTTGCGAATTATTAAACATAACAAAAGAAGATTTTGGCGGTTGGTTTACCTTAATCAGGCTACTGGTTATTTTTCCAATTTATCAGGTTCTGCTCGTTGGAATAGGAACCCTATTTGGTCAGTTTCGTTTTTTTTGGAACTTTGAAAAAAAAATGCTTAAAAGCATGGGATTGGGGTTTTTATTTAAAGATTAA